The Syngnathus acus chromosome 2, fSynAcu1.2, whole genome shotgun sequence genomic interval TGCAGTCGGAGCCtttgcgctcgctcgctcgctcggtgcCTATTCGACCCAGGGTTGCGCGTGATTTACGATTTCACGCCCACAAATCAGCAGTCGGACTGAAATTCTGTGACGATGCCAGCgagcgaggaaaaaaaaaggttggctGGATGTTTGGAGCCTGTTTAAAGCAGCCAGCGAGCTCACCGTGAGCCCAGAGACAGATGTTGCTTGAAGGAGGACAGGACGTTGTGGACATTCGGGCTACGAGGCCGGTGGGCCGTCCTCCGCTCTCTTTTAGCTGTGATCCGAGTGACTAGAATGCATCCCGGGACCACCTGAGCGAAGACGCTTTATGCACTTGATTATAATCAAGTGCGCGTGTGGCTCCTCtttgggtcaaaggtcaaccCAGCCGTCTGCCTTGTACACACGTGGTTCGTATTTAGGAAGACGGCGCTGATCCAATGGCCGATATGGCTCCGTTTGTGTCGAAAGGAATTTCAAGCAAAAGAAGGGCTTTGTGAAACTGCTGCAACGGAGAGCGTGCGGGGTGCCGGGCCAGGCGAGCAGAGAGCCAGGCGAGCAGAAAGCCAAGCTTGCGTGGCGAGCAGAGAGCCAAGCTTGCGTGGCGAGCAGAGAGCCAAGCTTGCGTGGCGAGCAGAGAGCCAAGCTTGCGTGGCGAGCAGAGAGCCAAGCTTGCGTGGCGAGCAGAGAGCCAAGCTTGCGTGGCGAGCAGAGAGCCAAGCTTGCGTGGCGAGCTCTTGCCTGTTGGACCAGTGCAGGGAGGGCACGGATCACCCAGCTGAGGTTGCAAAGGCAGCACAGCAGTCTCGCTCGTGGACCAGAGTCCTGGAAGATCAAATTGTTGTGTTCCACAATGAGCATGATGACCACAAGACACGTATCCTCTTGTCTTATTACTCACACCTACCTAAATCAAAGGTATTGCCTTGAATCAGGTTGTTTCACTGGGCCAaagccacgcacgcacgcacgcacgcacgcacgcacgcacgcacgcacacacacatgccgtCTTCCCTGTtgcgtccctccctccctccctccctccctccgcccCTCCCACAGTCAAAGCCCCTGGCCTCCAGTGGGCGTCAGCGGGGTGCCCTCCCCCTCGCTCTCTGGCTCCCTGGCTCCTTCCCCCTGACCTCTGTCAGTGTGTCGGCCACACCGATAAAGGTCCCAGCATTATCACAGAAGCGGTCCAccggcttttttttgtttgactccAGCTGCCATTGGGAGCGCATTGATGAGGCTGCCGATGCCGACGGTTGCCTCTGGAAGGTGCCTGAACGAACAAGGATAGGCGGGCGTTAGCGCAGAGAAGCGCATGCAGCGGGCGCCGGCCGCACACTTGCCGGTGCGCTCGCTCAGGTCAAGGCGCAAGAGACGCGAGTCGCGTGCATACGCACATGGCGGCATGCACGCGTACGCTGGATGACGCCACCTGACTCTTCTCCCAAACCGtctcatctcatctcatctcGGCGCGCCGAGGCAAACATGCTGGCTTTGGACACCATTCTGAGCGGGACGCGGCGGCTGGCCCAGACTCGGAGCAGCGGGTCCCGGGCAGTGTCGTTCAAGTCACGGCCAAATTCCAGAACCGCTGCTGCCAGCTGGGCGTGcgttttgctgctgctgctgctgttgctcacCCCACGAGTGGATTCGTCATGGTGGTGAGTCAAAACGTGCCATCGATGAATCAATTCTACGGTACATATCGTTTTTTAGGGACTTGCAATGTGCCTTAATTGGAGGCTCAGAAATAAGAACCCCTCTCAGCAGTCAAATCCTAAAGCATGCACAAGTTTTCAGAAATAACAgtccctttttttattttacaatagattacttttaaaaaaatgagtttgtggTGAAGGTTACTTCTGGTTCACTTGTGAAGTTTGTTATCATATCAGTCTGCATTTGAGGTTTGTGAAGCAATCATCACTTTGCCACGACAGCACAAGCAGCCAGCCGTTTCATTTTTTGGGCAATTCGAGTCGAGCTCATTCACATCCACAGGGTAGAAGTGCCGAAGCCATTTTTCAGTATTTTCGAATAACAagggaaaaagacaaatggtaTTTCTCATTGATATTGTAACAAAAACGTCAAGCAGATGGGCGAGCAGGCAACAGGAAAAATGACCTCacgggaagaagaaaaaaaaagaaaaaaaggctgttctgaaaatggtggctttttcttgttctacaaaaaaactgaaaaaactgaaaaataactCAACTATGCACTTGAAATACAGGCCATGCTATCCATTGcagtgttgttgttgacatttGCAACGCAACAAAAGTATCTCATCCAAAATAGGCCTTGTTGTATATGTGGGGTGACTTCAGGATTCGGTTCTTGCCGTGTGTCCGAATGTATCCGAGCATAGCGGTAGGTGTGCGCGACAATCTTGTTCTACGGCGCCGCAACGTACAAAGACGCACGCACTCACGCAGCAAAGGCAAAACTTGAGCAAGGCAACCGCCAGCCTTTGAAGAAAATTTGACGCCTGGCCCATATTGGACTTGATGCCAAACATCTGTCAAATGAATCGCCAAAGatgcaaaatggccgcttccCGGCGCTTTTGTGGTGGCAGGTGAAGCCTGCTTTCAGGgctgcgggaaaaaaaaaaaaaaaaaaaggtgcaaaaAGTGAAACGGAAGGCCGCCTCCTTCCCGCTCACCCACCCCGGCCGGCGTGTCTTGCAGCCCACACCGCATGATTTACAAGCCACCCaagtccagtccagtccagtcctCTCCACTCTCAGGAGAAATTAAAGATGAGTTGCGGCTCGCTCGGCCTTTGACGGGCACTCTGGtgctcttcctctggcctaATCCCTCTTTCTCTGGGGGGCTCTCCATCATCTCTCTCGTAGGACCTCGTAAAACAGCTATGCATTTGTGGACACCGACCCAAGCGTGCCTCACTCAGGCGCAagtaggcaggcaggcaggcaggcaggcaggcaggcgggcgggcgggcgggcgggcgggcgggcgggcaggcgggcaggcgggcaggcaggcaggcaggcaggcaggcaggcaggcaggcaggcagccacgcaggcaggcaggcaagcagacagacagacaggtcGCGCCGGCTTCAGTGTTTCTTGTCTCTTTTATGAAGGTTGCGCGGGCAATGTGACAGAGCGAGCGTGGGAGAGACGCCAGTGAAAAGCAAAGGAGACTTTTTGGGGGTCTGCATAAGACGGGCTCACGGGAGGCCCCTGGGCCAGATTTCACACGTTGAGCCCGGTGCCCAGCCGAGTGCGCGGGGGAGTCACGCCCTCCCTCCAAGTGTTTTGGGAGTCCAAGAAGTATGCTTTTGCCCCGATCCGCCTCGCTGGCGGTTGCAGGAACCAGAAGTGGTGCTGCGCTGGCAAAAAGAGCAGCGTGGCGGCGGGCGCAACGGCTGCTTGCCTGCCGACGGCAACCCGTCACCAACCACGCAAGCCACTGCGGCTCAACCGGTTTGGGTGCAACTGAGCGAGCAAGGGCTCGAgcccgccggccggccggccggcctgcCTCTTTGATGGCGCTCCACGGTGGTAGCGGTTGTTTGCGAGGTGAGCGCAGTGCCTTCTGACTTGACTCGATTTGATTTGGCCACCACTCATGCCTGCGCAGGTACATCGGTGCGCTGGGCGCACGCGTGATCTGCGACAATATCCCGGCCTTGGTCAACAAGCAGCGGCAACTGTGCCAGCGCCACCCGGATGTCATGCGGGCCATCGGCCAGGGGACCGAGGAGTGGATCAGAGAGTGCCAGCACCAGTTCAGACATCATCGCTGGAACTGCAGCACACTGGAACACGATCCCACCGTCTTCGGCCGCGTCTTGCTCAGAAGTAAGTCCCGAGCCGAGGTACCGTTTGGAAAGTAGCTGAAGGCAAATGCTTCGGTGTGGATTGTTGCCCTGGCGTTTTGCAGCGGGCGCCATGGTTGCCCTAGCCTTTTGCAGCGGGCGGCATCGTTGCTCCCTTCATAGATAAAGCTGTAAATATTTACAGAACCATAGCGATTGTCAGAGCCGAGCAGCGTTGCTTTGAATGATGAGCAGCAATGCCCTCCTCCGGCCTCCCACACAAAACAGCCGCCCAACCGGGCCCCGACCGGGCCCCAACCaggcccctccctccctcgcagGCGGCGTCAACAGACTCTTCTTGGCTCTCGCTCCTGCCTTTCGCTTCTCAACAATGCAAAAAGTACATGCTGTAGAAACACACTTTGTAAACATCTGACTCATTGTTAGCTTGGCAGAGCAAGGCTGTGACTCGTTGCATCACATTTGTCTTTGCTATCCGGGTTAGCGTTAGCTCCCGCTTTATCCTAGGTTGCCAAACTTTTCCCCTGGTTCTCCacctctgtctgtctgcggCAGGCAGCCGAGAAGCGGCGTTGGTCTACGCCATCTCCTCCGCCGGGGTGGTCTACGCGCTGACGCGGGCCTGCAGCCAAGGGGAGCTCAGCAGGTGTAGCTGCGACCCACAAAAGCGAGGTGGAGACAAGGACGAGCGAGGAGAATTCAACTGGGGCGGCTGTAGCGACCACATCCGCTACGGGATCAGGTTCGCCAAAGCCTTCATCGACGCCAAAGAGAAGACGCTCCGCGACGCACGGGCGCTCATGAACCTGCACAACAACCGCTGCGGACGAtcggtgggtgggtgggtggctgGCTTCGGGTTAGGCCGGCCTCACCCGTTTGCAAAGCGCACCAATCGACGGCCTTTTGCAGGCAGTCAAGCGCTTCATGAAGCTGGAGTGCAAGTGTCACGGCGTGAGCGGCTCGTGCGCGCTGCGGACGTGCTGGATGGCCACGTCGGACTTCAGGAAGACCGGCGACTACCTGAAAAGGAAATACGACGGGGCCGTCGAGGTGACCACCAACCAAGACGGGACGGGCTTCGCCGTGGCCGACCGAGCCTTTCGCAAGGCCACCGAGAACGACCTGGTCTACTTTGAGAACTCCCCCGATTACTGCCTGCCGGACAAATCCACAGGTAAGGCATCTTTGTTGGCGTGCGGACGGCAATGGCCTAAGGCGCGCGATGGCGTCCGCGGAAGCTCATCTCCCGGTAGCCTAAGGCGTGGCCGATTCCTGGATGAAACGCTTGAGCGAGCTTCAGGTGTCACTTCACTCGCTCTGTCTGTCCGTTGGCGCCCCTCTTTTCTCACCTTGCCGGCGGAATTGGCAACagctgcatttttaaaaaaacaacaacaacaaagtcacTTGTCTTTGTCGGTCACAGTCTCTCTCGCCCCGCCCGTCTGGTCTGTCTGAACTAAGCTTGGCCGGAGGGCAGACTGGGCCTCGGAGTGTGAgagcctgcctgtctgtctgcctgtctgtctgtcacgcTCCACTGTCCATTTCAGCGTCcgtcacacagacacacacggtGCAGTTTGAAAGGGAGCAGTGGCTTGGGAAAGGCCGAGCGCGagcgcaggcaggcaggcaggcaggctacTCTACCAACACTGCATAGCTGCCGACCTTGTTGTCATAGCTGGCAAGGCAAACACGGAGCTTCTCTCATCAAACAGCGCCACTAAACTTGTTGTGGCGGGTGACATTCGCACGCGCACATTGACTTAATGCACTCCCATTTGGTTtttcccatccatccatccatccatccatccatccatccatccatccatccatccatccatccatccatccatccatccatccatccatccatccatccatccatccatccatccctccctccctccctccctccctccatccatccatccattttttgtggCGTAACGAGACATGCTATTGAGCGGCATTTTTGTCTGCTCTCCAGGTTCTATCGGCACCGCCGGGCGCTCGTGCAATAAGACGTCCCGCAGCCCCGACGGATGCGAAGTCATGTGCTGTGGGCGGGGCTACGACACCAGCACAGTGGAGCAACTCACccagtgcgagtgcaaattcCAGTGGTGCTGCGCCGTGGAGTGCAAGGTCTGCAAGGAAACGCTGGACGTGCACACGTGCAAGGTCCCCAAGCAAGCTGACTGGTTGGACAAGACCTGAGCGGGCGagcgggcgggcaggcaggcaggcgggcgggcgggcgggttcggcaggcaggcagggcaGGCAAAAAAGGCCATTGtggcagtgtgtgtgcgtgtgtgagaaaGTGCTCTGCCCGGCCGTATTTCTAACTTTTCGAGAGCCGTCGAGCAAGCCAGGCTCCAGATGGATATGGCTCAGACTTGGTTCTCCTGCGGGCTGAGGAGGCTCTGCTGCTTTTCTGATGCTTCCGAGACACGTTTGTAGTACATTCAGTGAGCCTTCAAAGCAGTGTCCATACAACGGCGTGGTAGCGTATACTggcattttttcctttgccTCTGCGGAGGGCAAAGCAGATTTGTCCCAAGGCcaacaacaactttttttttttctcttttcatgtGCACTTTGACCAGTGGACCAGtttgaagccaaataaatCTTTTGACTCGATGAGAATGTGGACACGCGAGCGGAGCCTTGAATGCTGTTAGCGAGAAGGAAAGCTGCGCCTTGAAATACTATGTCACTTGCTGTCTGCCACAGCCAGAAGAGCGCCACAGCCACGGGAGAACTCTCGCTCCAAAAGTGATGTGACAGCCTTGCTCTTGCGCTTGCTATACTATGTGTACTCTAGGGCCTTATTCAGCAACAGATGTTCATTTGAAATATGTGctcaggaaggaaggaaggaaggaaggaaggaaggaaggaaggaaggaaggaaggaaggaaggaagaggcTGCTacaattgtgtttcttttttatatttggaGTAAAAAAGAGCCATAGAGACTTTGCTGGGCGCAACTAATACGGAGGCGAGAGAGACGGCAGCCTCGAGACACGCGCTATCCAGAGTGATAGCAACAAAAGCTGGCAAAATAGCAGGAGTCGtccgcagcagcagccggcGCCACTCGGGATCGGGGAACCCGCGAGATGGCCACCAGCAGACGGCACCGACCTTTGTTTGTCGAGCGCTTTCAGAacaagccgccgccgccgttgtGTTTCAAGTGCGGCACGTTGAGTCAAAAATCAGACGTAGGCAAAGAAAGAAGTTCTCTGTGCGGAAGCTGTgccacgccacgccgcgtACCACGCCCTCCTTAAAGACGTGGACAATGTTACGCCAGTGTTTGAGAGGGCAATGCATTTCAAATTCAATCTGTGACCCTTCTGCCTTTCTCACTCAGTCATCAAGTCCAATGCAAGGCCTTCCCTGACTCGCCGGCCGGCAACTTCGCTTGCAAATCTCGCTTTCGTCCTCTTGCACCATAGAGAAAATGTCCAGCTGAGCATGGGGCGCTTGCACAGTTGTacttttctccccccccccctccccttggCAGAACGGGTTGTGATCTGTGTACATACGTCACTGCATGGGTGAGTGTGTTTATCTCTCTCCCGCTGTGGGAATTTACACACCCACCTCGCAAGGTACAAACAACAGTGACCTGGAAAAATTCCAGCAACATACCAAAGAACGGGAGCTGACACGGAGGTAGAAGATAGCAGTGAGCGAAAGCAGCTGACAAACGCCGCCgctgacggacggacggacaagCTCGACGATGGCTACCTGAGTGACGTGGACGGATCTCTGAGCAATGCAACGGGGATCCACAACTCAAGCGCTTCTTCTAAGAAGCATCCCCAGACACATTTTGATCCAGCTCAGATGCGCCGAGACTGCGTGGGCAGCGCCGAGCAGACGTCGCACGCACACCCCACCCCGTGCATCTCTGCACACgtgcaaacattttcttccagGCACGCCTGAATGCTGTCAAAGCgccaaaatgttgcttttgccGCACGAGCGTTCCCTCATCGTACTCTCCGCTACAGCGggttgaacacaaacaaagttCAGGCTCAGTCACACTCAGCCGCTTCTTCGTAGAGTCACGGCAAAATGTTCCCCTTCACGCCTATAGTCGTTTGTGTGACTCAGCCAAATACGAATGGCCAGCCGTGGAACACGCTAGCTTCAAGAATCTTCTTCTGACCTCGTGCCCCGCAAGCACATTAACCAAAAGGCACTAAATAACATAGAAGTAactcaaaagaacaaaactcCTCAAGTAGCCTAGCTAGCAACATTTTGGagccaaatgcaaacaaaagcgGCTCTTCAAAGACTGcctgccggccggccgaccgTGCATCAGTCATTTGGTCGCTAtccgtgtgtgtatgtttgtgtgcgttGTTCGTTATCTGTCGTGAGCAGAGGTTGCTCGCAAGGCTGGCTATCTGGCTGTGTCAGCGTGTCTGGCTGGCCCTTTCCAGACACCCCATTTGTCTCTGCCGCCCCGGCCGGCCTTCCGGCGATCGTCCGCCCGGCAACGACTCAGCGAGAGTTGGCGGCCCATTCGTCTCACACAAAGAGAGCACGCTCCATTCAAATAGAGGAAGCTTTGCCCGCGTATCGGCGAGCGCCCCGGCTCGGGTGCCGCATTTTCAAGTTTGCGTCTCATcccgccacgccacgccacgccacgagAGCCGCCCGACATGCGCCAGCCAACTGGCCAAACACAAGCGAGGCCAAGCAAGCGTTGCACAGGCACATGCCGTTAACACTGAATGTTTTAAGGCTGGCTTCAGTCCACGCGTCTTGGCCCGACAAACAAActcagaggaaaaaagacagcaaaaacaaaaccactcTACAATAGCTGAGTCCAGCGAACCATTTCCTTTAAAAGAAAAGGGCATGTGGCGACCTCTAGCGGTCACAGTTGGAACATACCAAACCGTGGAACGACACAAGCTTTCTGCATGGTGTCACTGGCCGCCGGCCGCATTTGCCCACAAagatagagagatagagagagatggagagagagaagagagagagacctGCTGCTGAATCGCTCCTACCGGACTTAACACGTCATAAAAAGAGGAGTCCGCCgaacaacatttctttttttgtaaacaggACT includes:
- the LOC119119728 gene encoding protein Wnt-2b-A-like; amino-acid sequence: MTPPDSSPKPSHLISSRRAEANMLALDTILSGTRRLAQTRSSGSRAVSFKSRPNSRTAAASWACVLLLLLLLLTPRVDSSWWYIGALGARVICDNIPALVNKQRQLCQRHPDVMRAIGQGTEEWIRECQHQFRHHRWNCSTLEHDPTVFGRVLLRSSREAALVYAISSAGVVYALTRACSQGELSRCSCDPQKRGGDKDERGEFNWGGCSDHIRYGIRFAKAFIDAKEKTLRDARALMNLHNNRCGRSAVKRFMKLECKCHGVSGSCALRTCWMATSDFRKTGDYLKRKYDGAVEVTTNQDGTGFAVADRAFRKATENDLVYFENSPDYCLPDKSTGSIGTAGRSCNKTSRSPDGCEVMCCGRGYDTSTVEQLTQCECKFQWCCAVECKVCKETLDVHTCKVPKQADWLDKT